In the genome of Candidatus Ornithobacterium hominis, the window GATTTAAAAAGATTAAATTAAAATAATACCAAATGTAATATAAAATTACTGGAATTAGAGAAACAAATAGAGCATTAAATTTAAAGGCTTTATAAAATTCTAAATGCAACAGACTATGCAAAGCTCTTTGCCCGCCACAGCCAATACAATCCCAGCCAGTTGCTGCCTTGAACGTACACACTGGATAGAACAAGCCAGGGTTCTCTTCTGGATTGTGCTTATAAAAATGCTGTAAAAGAAATCCTGCTAATAATAGTAAAATTACTAGCAAAATTCCTTTTAAAATTTTATTTCTGCTGCGAATTTTCAATGTTTCGCTGGATTTCATCCATTATTTCTTGAAAATATTCAGGATTCGTTTTATACAAATATGCCACGTAAATCATATTAACTACAGCTATAGCAATGGCTATGTATGATAGAATCTTAGCGTATTTCTCTGCATTATTTGCTCCTAAGAAGTCTTCTTTAGCTACTTTGCTCTTAGCTTGAATTGCAAAAACAATAGCTATAATACCTAGCACAAAACCAATAAAACATGGTGAAAAACAGCCCAATAATGTTGAAATGATACTGAGCGGTAAGTAATTTGTTCTTTCTCTTTGATTTAAATTTTCCATAAAGTGTTTTTTTAGCTTAATAAAATTCCTGCAATGGTAGCTGATAGCAGCGATGCCAATGTTCCGCCCAAAAGTGCTCGCAAACCAAATTCAGATAAGATTACACGTTTGCTAGGCGCCAATGAGCCAATGCCACCAATCTGGATTCCTATTGAAGCAAAATTAGCAAATCCACAGAGCATATACGTTGCCATGATGATCGATTTTTGTGAAGTCAGTGCTAAGCCTGTACTGGTATTTTTCAGTTCAGCAAGTTGCCCATATGCGATGAATTCACTCGCTACTAATTTGATTCCTAAAAGCTGCCCCATTAAGCTAATATCTGTGGTCGGTACGCCAATAAGCCACATGAGCGGAGCAAATAAATAGCCTAAAATCATTTCTAATGATAAGGTTTTGTATATAGTGTGAGCTGCTATAATTTCGTTTAAATGTGTGACTTCCCCTACCCAACCCAATATGCCATTTACCATGGCAATCATCGCAATAAATACCAAAAGCATTGCTGCTACATTGACGGCAAGCTTTAATCCCTCTGAGGTTCCGTTTGACAAGGCCTCTAAAAAATTAGTCCCGACATTTTCCATTTTCACTTCCAAATTTTCAGTCGGTTTTTCAATCTGTGGATACAATAATTTAGCTACAACTACCGCTCCTGGTGCTGCCATGACTGATGCTGCCAGTAGATGACGTGCAAATTTCTGCATTTCTACGGGGTCATTCCCTCCCAAAAAATTGATATACGCACCTAAAACACTCCCAGCTACTGTCGCCATACCACCTATCATCACCAATAGGATTTCAGATTTCGTCATGCGAGAGAGGTATTCTTTTATCATCAGCGGAGCCTCAGTCTGCCCCAAGAAGATATTCCCAGTAACAGAAAGGCTTTCTGGCCCAGATGTTCCTAAGATTTTTTTTAGACCTTTAGCAAAAAATTTTACAACAGCTTGTATGATTCCAAAATAAAATAAAACGGAAGTTAATGCCGAAAAGAAAATAATCACTGGCAAAACTTGAAAAGCAAAAATATACCCGAACGAATTGTCATCTAACAAGTTACCAAGTAAAAAGGAGGTTCCTGCTTTGGTATAATTCAATATTTCGATAAAAATTTTCCCTACAGTATCAAAAAAAGAACCAATGAAACCAAAGTCAAATCGGTAATTCCCGACATCAAACCCGATGGTATCTCCTTTTAAAATCCCTATAGCTAATATTAACTGCATCACTAAACCCACGAAAATAGTTTTCCAGTTGATAAAAGATTTTTTTTTGCTAAATAAAAAAGCAATTCCTAAAATTACAATTATACCTAAAACCCCTCTTAAGATTTCCATTGATGTCTAATATTTTACTTATTCTTTTTCTCTTTTGCTCAGTTCATCTCTGATGCTTGCTGCTAATTCATAATTCTCTGTTTCTACTGCTTGTTGCAATTGTTTTTCGAGTTCTTTTATTGTGAAATTTAAAAGTTTTTCTTCTTCAGATTTATTTTCATTCGTCAATTCTTTCTCAATTTCGTGAATAGCTGCTTTTATTTCTTCTGAATCCTCTTCGGTAATAATTTCCATTTTTATTCCAGCCCTATCCATCACTTCTTTTTTCACATAAATCGGGCAATTAAACCGAACCGCTAATGCTATCGCATCACTCGTTCTGCTGTCTAGCTCATGCAAGATATTGTCTTTATCTTCAAAGATGATATTGGAATAAAAGATTCCTTCTTCTAAATTATAAATCAGCACATTTTTCATCTCTATCTCTAGTAAATGACAAAAATTCATAAACAAATCATGAGTCAATGGGCGAGGTGGCGTTAAATCTTTTTCTAAAGCTAAAGCAATGGCCTGAGCTTCAAAGTTACCAATAATGATGGGCAATTTTCTACCACCGAACTCTTCTTCTAATATTAATGCGTAAGCTCCTACTTGAGTCTGGCTATATGAAATTCCCCTTATGTTTAGCTTGATATAATTCATAATTAAAAAGTAAAAATACTATTTTTAGTGCGCTTCACCTAAATTTTATTCAAAATAAGAAGCCGCTATCTGTTTAGTGGTTGCTACTGCGAGTTAAATATCTGTTTAATCCCTTTTAAACTTCAATATTCAATTCAATTTACCAGCTAAAAACTTTAAGTAAGAATTTATGATATTTATTGTTTTTTTTTAAGCCTTTAATTTTTTTATAGCTTCGGTGAGTTTTGGCACAACTTCAAATGCATCTCCTACAATTCCATAATCAGCTGATTTGAAGAAAGGTGCTTCGGGGTCATTATTTATAACAACAATCGTTTTGGAGGAGTTAACTCCTGCCAAATGTTGTATAGCTCCACTAATGCCTATTGCCAAATAAAGATTGGGGGCAATCGCTTTGCCTGTCTGCCCTACATGCTCTGAGTGTGGACGCCAGCCCATGTCTGAGACTGGTTTAGAGCATGCTGTAGCTGCTTCTATGCTTTGCGCCAATTCTTCTATCATTCCCCAGTTTTCTGGTCCTTTTAGGCCTCTACCTCCAGAAACAACTCGTTCTGCTTCTTTCAAGTCAATTTGACCATTGTCGTGTACTATATTCTCTACTTTAATTTTATTTTCTACTTGAGGTAAATCCGCTGTTTTCACCTCAATTTCTATTGGATTTTCCTTTAAGCCAAAAGCATTTACAGCTAGTGTTAAAACTGGAGTTTCATCCCTAGTTTCTACCCAAGCTAAGGCTTTGCCTGAGAATGATGTTCTTTTCACTACCAGCGGGTGTATTCCTTGTGGTTTTTCTAAAATATTTGTGATTATTGCAGACTCCAGCTTCACTGCGACCTGCGACGCAATACTCGTTCCTTCAGCACTATGCGAGAAAACAACGGCTCCATCTGCTTTTTCTGCAATAAACTGAGCTACAGCCCTATGGTTGATTTCTTTCGCTTTTAGCGAATAAACCTGATTTACACCATATTTACCTAATTCTTCTAGATTTTCAGCATTTACGCTAACGGCTATGACGTCTGTACCGTACTGATTTGCAATTTCTCTTGCAAAACTTACCGCTTCAAGTGCATGTTTTTTAAATTTTCCTTCTTGAGATTCTGTATAAACTAAAATAGACATTTCTAACTTTTTTTAAATCACTTTAGCTTCTTCATGCAGAATACGAGCAAGTTCCTCTACATTATTTTTATCTATCAACCGAACCGATGAGCGAGGCTCTGG includes:
- a CDS encoding electron transfer flavoprotein subunit alpha/FixB family protein, which gives rise to MSILVYTESQEGKFKKHALEAVSFAREIANQYGTDVIAVSVNAENLEELGKYGVNQVYSLKAKEINHRAVAQFIAEKADGAVVFSHSAEGTSIASQVAVKLESAIITNILEKPQGIHPLVVKRTSFSGKALAWVETRDETPVLTLAVNAFGLKENPIEIEVKTADLPQVENKIKVENIVHDNGQIDLKEAERVVSGGRGLKGPENWGMIEELAQSIEAATACSKPVSDMGWRPHSEHVGQTGKAIAPNLYLAIGISGAIQHLAGVNSSKTIVVINNDPEAPFFKSADYGIVGDAFEVVPKLTEAIKKLKA
- a CDS encoding CD225/dispanin family protein — translated: MENLNQRERTNYLPLSIISTLLGCFSPCFIGFVLGIIAIVFAIQAKSKVAKEDFLGANNAEKYAKILSYIAIAIAVVNMIYVAYLYKTNPEYFQEIMDEIQRNIENSQQK
- a CDS encoding DUF2752 domain-containing protein — protein: MKSSETLKIRSRNKILKGILLVILLLLAGFLLQHFYKHNPEENPGLFYPVCTFKAATGWDCIGCGGQRALHSLLHLEFYKAFKFNALFVSLIPVILYYIWYYFNLIFLNRKLKENFLFSITFGKFILVSVILFFFLRNIFH
- a CDS encoding bifunctional nuclease family protein, producing the protein MNYIKLNIRGISYSQTQVGAYALILEEEFGGRKLPIIIGNFEAQAIALALEKDLTPPRPLTHDLFMNFCHLLEIEMKNVLIYNLEEGIFYSNIIFEDKDNILHELDSRTSDAIALAVRFNCPIYVKKEVMDRAGIKMEIITEEDSEEIKAAIHEIEKELTNENKSEEEKLLNFTIKELEKQLQQAVETENYELAASIRDELSKREKE